Below is a genomic region from Bacillota bacterium.
CGGGGGATGGCCGCCGCGGCCTCCCGTTACGGCGTTGCGATAGTGGGGGGAGACACCGTCAAGACTGGGGGGCCTTTGGTCATTGACGTATCGATCATAGGAGAGGCGGAAAGACCCGTATTGAGGTGCGGCGCCCGGCCGGGTGACCTGGTTGCCGTTACCGGGGCGCTGGGGGCTTCTGCGGCCGCTCTCGAGTGGTTTCTCTCGGGGCGTTCTCGCGAGGGCCCGGGCTTCGTGGACAAGGCGGTGCAGGCGCACCAGGCGCCTGAGGCCCGGGTAAGGGAGGCGCAGGCCGCAGCTGGCACGGGGGGGGTCACAGCCATGATAGATGTGAGCGATGGGCTCGCGGGGGATCTAGGGCACATATGCGAAGAATCGGGGCTCGGCGCCCTCCTGGACAGGGAAGTGCCAGTCGACCCAGCGGCGAGGGCAATGGCTCTCAATCTAGGCAAAGACCCGCTGGAGTGGGCGCTTCACGGAGGGGAGGACTACCAGCTCCTGATGACGGTGGACCCGGCGAGGAAGGAAACGGTGGCAGAGGCAGTGATGTCATGCGGTACGCCGCTTACGTACATTGGCAGGATGAGGCAGGGCGAAGGGGTTCACATAAAAACAGGAGACATGGAGGTCCGCCTGGGAAAGGGTGGGTACACCCACTTCTGAGCCGGCGCTCCGGGAGACCCCGGGGCAGGCCTGGCTTCGGTCGGCCTCTAACGGATAGGCGTGAACGGTAGAAGTCCGGTAAGGAACCCCACCATGGCCGCGGAGGAGTAACCACCAACGGCGTCGGGGATGTACAGGGCACCGTAGAAGGGTATGCGGGAAGGGAGGATCACCCATGGCCATCATACCACAGCAGGGGTTGTTTGGGTGGGAAGAGATCGAGGAACTTGGAGATCTTGAACGGCTGC
It encodes:
- the thiL gene encoding thiamine-phosphate kinase, translating into MKVGEFELIKMLARVLGDPPGGIYRFIGDDTAVLEPPRGRLLFASDMVVEGIHFRLDFAVPWEVGWKALAVNVSDIAAMAGRPLYAVVSLGVSAEERPSELYEGIYRGMAAAASRYGVAIVGGDTVKTGGPLVIDVSIIGEAERPVLRCGARPGDLVAVTGALGASAAALEWFLSGRSREGPGFVDKAVQAHQAPEARVREAQAAAGTGGVTAMIDVSDGLAGDLGHICEESGLGALLDREVPVDPAARAMALNLGKDPLEWALHGGEDYQLLMTVDPARKETVAEAVMSCGTPLTYIGRMRQGEGVHIKTGDMEVRLGKGGYTHF